A region from the Lytechinus variegatus isolate NC3 chromosome 6, Lvar_3.0, whole genome shotgun sequence genome encodes:
- the LOC121417681 gene encoding uncharacterized protein LOC121417681 — protein sequence MAFFNRSTRKILAKVISVGIAIALVIILIETLESRQETVSSVQGPGEMKGDFLHAMTWIQAPNKLRVDKAKSFSYRGRHWKYLSEALVDLLGFSSKCQEVGPDDRKDVRRSVSVLIMLHSSPSQKALRGKIRETWANPEERQKLGVLVRFVMGGPESQIEEKLLQEESEAHGDILVGNFTDTVRATTLKSLLGLRWTFAFCSRIKYIIEARDNTFIWLEKLPKVLQIFKKEKHSQFILGARSNISRVDHNSPSEFYVGSAVLNREYYPPYCSLQAGIVIPFDIAMSYYKYTWSTPSLVPFADALIGLTAEAYGWEVRHSNAFSLNHIEPNDACPISSRFTAISPSFYNIPKIWEELKDKTFMKECEDPDMDIIYAGKSANNAKYFETVLRTVKQSSDVTCTDPDVFMLVLIASHPARKTSRDAIRQTWANKGFLSSLSRKVKVLFLIGQPYPPDPALRLSLDEEHGQDGDLLEGNFLDTFKNLTLKHMFGLTWTAKHCNNAKYFLKGDDDVFANLRNILHLLQEMNSHGKGLQELYLGDGGREYRNKNQDRKYHVASEEYSGRVFPQYCVGGGYVLSVDLIDLLLKESLRTPLVSSRDDVFVGILLRRLDVPLIYNDGFHYKMGPTDTCSLRNKEFMVMHVHDDVEKLVKIWLNFVNPNAVC from the coding sequence ATGGCATTTTTCAACCGCTCCACTCGAAAGATCTTGGCCAAAGTTATCAGTGTCGGAATAGCCATCGCTCTCGTCATCATCCTGATAGAAACACTTGAAAGCCGCCAGGAGACTGTTTCCAGTGTCCAAGGTCCTGGAGAAATGAAAGGAGACTTCTTGCATGCAATGACCTGGATACAAGCTCCAAATAAGTTACGAGTTGACAAAGCGAAGAGTTTCAGCTACAGGGGAAGGCACTGGAAGTACCTATCAGAAGCTCTTGTGGATTTGTTGGGATTTTCTAGTAAGTGCCAGGAAGTTGGCCCTGATGACAGGAAAGATGTTCGTCGTTCCGTGAGCGTGTTAATCATGTTACATTCTTCCCCATCTCAGAAGGCGCTCAGAGGTAAAATTCGGGAGACATGGGCGAACCCTGAGGAACGCCAGAAACTCGGTGTCCTTGTGCGGTTTGTCATGGGCGGACCAGAAAGTCAGATCGAAGAAAAGCTGCTTCAAGAAGAGTCGGAGGCCCATGGGGATATCTTGGTTGGGAATTTCACCGATACTGTCCGAGCAACGACCTTGAAATCTCTACTGGGGCTTCGATGGACTTTTGCGTTTTGTTCTCGAATCAAGTACATCATCGAGGCAAGAGACAATACCTTCATATGGCTGGAAAAACTGCCAAAGGTTCTGCAGATCTTCAAAAAGGAGAAACACTCTCAATTTATTCTTGGGGCTCGATCGAACATCTCCAGGGTGGACCATAACTCTCCCAGTGAATTCTACGTCGGGAGTGCCGTTTTAAATCGAGAATACTACCCACCTTACTGCTCTTTGCAAGCTGGCATTGTCATTCCTTTTGATATAGCTATGAGCTATTACAAATACACTTGGTCAACGCCGTCACTGGTACCATTTGCCGACGCCTTGATAGGCCTGACTGCGGAAGCGTATGGCTGGGAAGTCAGACACAGCAACGCTTTCTCTCTTAACCACATTGAACCCAACGACGCTTGTCCAATAAGTTCACGCTTCACCGCAATCTCCCCAAGCTTTTACAATATCCCCAAAATATGGGAAGAACTGAAAGACAAGACGTTCATGAAGGAATGCGAGGACCCGGACATGGATATCATCTACGCAGGGAAATCAGCAAACAATGCGAAGTATTTTGAAACGGTGTTGAGAACTGTGAAGCAAAGCTCTGATGTCACTTGCACTGACCCGGATGTGTTCATGCTCGTTCTGATCGCATCCCATCCAGCCCGCAAAACCTCCAGAGATGCCATCCGACAAACCTGGGCAAACAAGGGATTCTTAAGTTCTCTCTCAAGGAAGGTCAAAGTGTTGTTTCTCATCGGACAACCCTACCCACCCGATCCTGCACTTAGATTATCTCTGGACGAAGAACACGGGCAGGACGGCGATCTCCTGGAAGGCAACTTCCTCGACACCTTCAAGAACCTGACCTTAAAACACATGTTTGGTCTAACCTGGACAGCTAAACACTGCAACAATGCAAAATACTTCCTCAAGGGCGACGACGACGTCTTCGCCAATCTCAGAAACATCTTGCACCTTCTGCAGGAAATGAACAGCCATGGCAAAGGTCTTCAAGAACTCTACCTCGGAGACGGCGGAAGGGAATACCGCAACAAAAATCAGGATAGGAAGTACCATGTAGCGTCTGAGGAATACAGTGGCAGGGTCTTCCCCCAGTATTGCGTTGGCGGGGGCTACGTTCTCTCCGTAGACCTTATAGATCTTCTCCTCAAGGAGTCGCTGCGGACACCGTTGGTGTCCTCAAGGGATGATGTATTCGTTGGTATCCTCCTGAGGAGATTAGATGTGCCTTTGATTTACAATGATGGCTTTCATTACAAAATGGGACCGACTGATACATGTTCCCTCAGGAACAAGGAATTTATGGTGATGCACGTACACGATGATGTCGAGAAACTAGTGAAGATTTGGTTAAACTTCGTTAATCCAAATGCAGTATGCTGA
- the LOC121417315 gene encoding ABC transporter F family member 4-like, translating to MEGNTIESPRLVEAPISASMNQSEESAPPSLIRSSDKPEESMQVQGGTSSVKSRFESGDFQNSTPASAATKSINIYDAPAEKGVAENTPVRKEDIFHADEAQEEVKTSSDGIGKFKNMFEVGGVTNLEAKTSRDPVNVRSLTEYESTTQAHVAESTPVIRDDVVRSSDTSEDPGIKRGLSKSLRNRFETERISNIEEKPREKIEISRPEERRVYQPPEKPKREDVVNAETTAEDPGIKSGQARSLRSLFEKGNVSNVQEKPRSALERSPRSLEDYKIEDQVSESTPTRKEDVVSSSMTLDEPMKSAESTRSLKQRWETGQVERVPEKPKPSLERTPQSLDSYSMTMVISENTPEERTDIVKSSASSDDYLTSKGGSASSLKAKWESGEVHNADVKTEKVESKPKRFSGYYEGDEQTNGVVEHENGIMEEREEEQEEEEEESSVDASWEIKAARAAAMADIEDE from the exons ATGGAAGGAAATACTATAGAATCACCCAGACTAGTAGAAGCACCGATCTCTGCCTcgatgaaccaatcagaagagAGCGCCCCTCCCAGTTTAATCCGTTCCTCAGACAAACCCGAAGAATCAATGCAAGTACAAGGAGGAACAAGCTCCGTCAAGTCGAGGTTTGAAAGCGGAGACTTCCAAAATTCCACCCCTGCCAGCGCCGCCACCAAGTCCATCAATATATACGACGCGCCTGCGGAGAAGGGCGTCGCAGAGAACACTCCCGTGCGGAAGGAGGACATTTTCCATGCGGACGAAGCGCAGGAGGAGGTGAAGACCTCATCGGACGGGATTGGGAAGTTCAAGAATATGTTTGAGGTGGGTGGAGTGACAAATCTAGAGGCCAAGACCAGTCGCGACCCTGTCAACGTCAGATCCCTCACCGAGTATGAAAGCACCACCCAGGCTCACGTAGCGGAGAGCACGCCGGTCATCAGGGACGATGTCGTCAGGAGCTCGGATACTTCGGAGGACCCTGGCATTAAGCGAGGCCTCTCGAAATCGCTCAGGAATCGCTTCGAGACGGAGAGGATTTCAAACATTGAGGAGAAGCCGAGAGAAAAGATTGAGATCAGTAGGCCGGAAGAAAGGAGGGTTTACCAGCCTCCAGAGAAGCCGAAGCGTGAGGATGTAGTCAATGCAGAGACTACGGCTGAGGATCCCGGGATCAAGTCAG GACAAGCAAGGTCGCTCCGAAGTCTCTTCGAAAAGGGTAACGTCAGCAACGTGCAGGAGAAACCTCGATCTGCTTTAGAACGTAGTCCTCGCTCTCTTGAAGACTACAAGATTGAGGACCAGGTCTCCGAGAGCACACCAACAAGAAAAGAGGACGTGGTGAGCTCATCGATGACGTTGGACGAGCCGATGAAGTCGGCCGAGAGCACGCGGTCGCTGAAGCAGAGATGGGAGACCGGGCAGGTCGAGAGGGTTCCGGAGAAGCCAAAGCCGTCACTAGAGAGGACGCCGCAGTCATTAGATAGTTATAGTATGACG atGGTGATTTCTGAGAACACACCTGAAGAAAGAACTGATATTGTCAAGTCATCGGCAAGCAGCGATGACTATCTGACGTCGAAAG GTGGCAGTGCAAGCTCTCTGAAGGCAAAATGGGAGTCGGGTGAAGTTCATAACGCTGACGTGAAAACCGAGAAGGTGGAGAGTAAACCGAAGCGTTTCTCTGGGTACTATGAAGGGGATGAACAAACGAATGGTGTGGTGGAACACGAGAATGGAATcatggaagagagagaggaggagcaggaagaggaagaagaagagagcAGCGTT gaTGCTTCGTGGGAAATCAAGGCAGCAAGAGCAGCAGCCATGGCTGATATAGAAGATGAGTGA